Within Halorussus sp. MSC15.2, the genomic segment CACGTGGAACGGCGCGGAGACACGGTCGTCGTCGTGAACGCGCCGACGGTGGACCAGCTATCGGGGGTCTACGCCGACGTGACGCCCGAGGCGGAGTCGAACGCCTCCAGTCGGAGCCGAGTCGCCCGAGCGCAGGACCCAATCCGAAGTGCTTAAACGCCGACGACGAGAATTCACGATAACTCGCTGGCAGACGGGCACCAGCGGGCACCTGTGGGCCGCAGGCGGGCGACACCGCTCGCGTGCGGCCGCAGGACGGGATGTGGCCCCCGGGACGTCGGGTCTCGCGGGCTGAACCACGCAACGCCCGTGGTGATAAACCATGGCAAAAAGTTTCTACTCCCACATCAAGGACGCGTGGAAAGACCCCGGCGACGGCGACCTCGCCGAACTGCAGTGGCAGCGCAAGCAGGACTGGCGCGACCAAGGCGCTATCGAGCGCATCGAACGCCCGACTCGCCTCGACAAGGCCCGCGAACTGGGCTACAAGGCAAAGCAGGGCGTCGTCCTCGCCCGCGTCAGCGTCCGCAAAGGCTCGGCCCGCAAGGAGCGGTTCAAGGCGGGCCGACGCTCGAAGCGGCAGGGTGTCAACCGAGTCTACCGACGCAAGAACCTCCAGCGCATCGGTGAGGAGCGCGCCAGTCGGAAGTACCGCAACCTGCGCGTGCTGAACTCCTACTGGGTCGGCGAAGACGGCAGCCAGAAGTGGTTCGAAGTGATTCTGCTGGACCCGGAGCATCCGGCCATCGAGAACGACGACGACCTCAACTGGATTTGCGACGACTCCCACAAGGGCCGGGCCTTCCGCGGCCTGACCAGCGCCGGAAAGAGCAACCGCGGACTCCAGCAGCGCGGCAAGGGCACGGAACACACCCGCCCGAGCAACAACGGCGGTCAGGGTCGCGGGAAGTAACGTCTACTCCATTTCGTTCCATTCTTCGGCCGGTATCGGACCCGACAGCGGCGGGAGAACATGTAATCGTGGGTCGCTACGCGACCGTCGAAAAGAACTCGGTCCGAGGACTCGGAGCCGCCTGATTTCGGTTCAGTAGCAACAGGGGTCCGCGCACGTGTACGACGGACAAGCGGCGGCACCATCGTCGAAGTCGTTGTTGGTGTCGAACTCTGCGTCGAACTGGGAGCGAAGGTCGTCTCGGTTCATGAGTATCACTTAGGCACCTGTTACCACGGCGCCCATAGAGACGGTTACTCCGGCCATACTTGAATTTTTCTAATACTTAATTTATTAATTTAATATTTGAACGATTCAGGCGTTTTCTCTGTTGTGTTACTAAACGCGGGAGCAGAGAGTCCGAGAAGTCACTCCCAGAGGAGAGCGCAGGGGAGCGCCTCGGGGTTGTTCGCCCGCAACATCGTGTATCCGATTCCCGAGAGTCCGAGGAAGAACGTCGGGTCGGGCACTTCACGGGTCTTCGCGTGGACGCAGTACGTTCCGGTTTCGCGCTTCCGGGCGAGGACGCCGCCGAGGAGACTACGCGCTTCACTGGACCGGCGGCCGAGTCGCTGCTCGGTTTCGAGCAGGAACTCGGCCCGACCGGCGTTCCCACAGCAGAGGTGGTCGAGGTCGTGGAGGTCTCCGGACGGGAAGCTTTCGACCGCGCGTTCGAGACCCCGCTCGGCCCGGTCGTCGGTGACGTACTCCGTCATGCCGAGGCGAGAGAGACCGACGCCGCTCCGACCGTGACACCACTGGTCGGGGAACTGCGTCATCTGTTCGACGTCTCGGTAGTTGGGCCAGTTTTGCTCCGACTCGGAGAACGCCCGCGACTCGAATTCGAGCGCTTCCAGCGCGGCCTTCCGGTATTCGGAGCGACCGGTCGCGTCCGAGAGACGGACCAGCGCGTACGCGATGCCGCCGACTCCGTGCGCGAACCCGACCAGCGGCGTGGTCTCGTCCACGGTCTTCCAGACGGGAACGCCACCCTCGGACTCGACGCGCGAGTCGAGGAGGTGGTCGCCACATTCGACCGCGGCCTCCAGCAACGCGAGTGACTCCCGCCGGTCGTACAGTGCGAGCAGGCCGAGAATCGTGCCAGCGCTCCCGCCGACCACATCGTAGGTCTCGTCCACCTCGACGACTTCTGGCGTAAGCAAATCGGCCACCTTCGTCGCGTCGGCCAAGAGGTCGGCGTCTCCCAGCAGGTCGGCGGTCACTCCGAGACCGTAGGCAACCGCGCCGATACCGGTCGTGCCACCGGAGTTCCGTGGTGTAAGCAGGTCGTCGTCCGACCGAAGCGCGTCGCGGACGGGACCGACGGCGTCGAGCGCGAACTCCCGATATCGTTCCTCGCCGGTCACGCGGTAGAGACCAGCACCGAACAGTCCGATTCCGCACCGGCCGATGTACAGCGACCCGTAAGCCGGTCGGAGCGAGAACGGGTCTCGGTCGTCCTGACTCCCGGTCTGTGGCTCTATCGAGGCCCAATGATACGTCCCGTCCTCGGTCTCGAACGCCGCCCCTTCGACCCGGTCGAACAGGTCGGTCGCCTCGCGTTGGAGTCGTTCGCCGTCCACCGATTCGTAGCCGACCGACGACTGAGTTCCGGGAGTCGCATCCGGGTTCGGGACTGCGGCGAGGCTACCGCGGACGAGTTCGACCTGCTCGCGCATGTCCGACCGGGAAGCCGACTCGATACGACGCCGAGCGCGACTGATTCCCGACGCGTCGGCCTCGACATCTATCGGCGATTCCCGAATTCGGAGCGCGGTCTCATCGGTTCGGCAGGTGAACCGCGGCGGGTCGAGGCGCTTCAGCACCCGCATCTCGGCGTCGCAGAGCGGCCACGGTTTCGGGTCGCCGATTCGCCCGTTGCAGAACGGGACGGCCAACTCCTCCATCTCGATGCCGAACCGCGCCCCGTCTTCGAGACACGACCGAGAAGTCATCGACTTGACGAGGGCGCCGTACTCCAACGTCGGTCGGTAGACGACCCGATTTTCGACCGACTCGAACGCGTCGAGGAGACCGATTTCGTCGGCCAATCGCCCATCGTCGTGCAACTCCAGCACGGTCTCGTAGGTCGTCTCGAAGCCGTCTACGATGGTGTCCAGATACTCGTCCGGTGAGTGCGGTTCGCCGTCCACGGTCG encodes:
- a CDS encoding 50S ribosomal protein L15e, which produces MAKSFYSHIKDAWKDPGDGDLAELQWQRKQDWRDQGAIERIERPTRLDKARELGYKAKQGVVLARVSVRKGSARKERFKAGRRSKRQGVNRVYRRKNLQRIGEERASRKYRNLRVLNSYWVGEDGSQKWFEVILLDPEHPAIENDDDLNWICDDSHKGRAFRGLTSAGKSNRGLQQRGKGTEHTRPSNNGGQGRGK
- a CDS encoding type 2 lanthipeptide synthetase LanM family protein, encoding MNDVFDSEQKRVLAGRARTLHERLADPDALEPTGRDESEVEELLEEWRERFPDDEAFSQRLDRLEVTEDVCRESIRSEKLAEDEPLPEWVERLEELVGVVQEFDPDDLPESFGPDRGSNGELGDERERERRFAELSAAVAAYARDRLPEDPVRDALSAEAIGTMAEWLRNRFESWFLRVLYVEFKTFVASHDRELAFADPDEFDEPPTEYYEQFVNHLFTGGLAELCQRYPVFARLLATQIRQWDEHLREFSRRLRADRDRLADEFGVTGELGAVTTLEPLADDTHGDGRAVMRIAFDSGVTVAYKPRSVTAGETFYRILDRLNDYLSVPDFETPTYVAGDGYGWMEWVERDDCADREAVERYYQRAGALVCVAYFLEFRDCQIENLVTAGEHPTLVDAETVLHPYVGSHRRPSRTGVGALRDDSVLLTLLLPYGVRNASADLDFEMLKATSGIAVSGEEVEREGSSYPRIVAADTDVMSVVEESPSVDRSENVPTVDGEPHSPDEYLDTIVDGFETTYETVLELHDDGRLADEIGLLDAFESVENRVVYRPTLEYGALVKSMTSRSCLEDGARFGIEMEELAVPFCNGRIGDPKPWPLCDAEMRVLKRLDPPRFTCRTDETALRIRESPIDVEADASGISRARRRIESASRSDMREQVELVRGSLAAVPNPDATPGTQSSVGYESVDGERLQREATDLFDRVEGAAFETEDGTYHWASIEPQTGSQDDRDPFSLRPAYGSLYIGRCGIGLFGAGLYRVTGEERYREFALDAVGPVRDALRSDDDLLTPRNSGGTTGIGAVAYGLGVTADLLGDADLLADATKVADLLTPEVVEVDETYDVVGGSAGTILGLLALYDRRESLALLEAAVECGDHLLDSRVESEGGVPVWKTVDETTPLVGFAHGVGGIAYALVRLSDATGRSEYRKAALEALEFESRAFSESEQNWPNYRDVEQMTQFPDQWCHGRSGVGLSRLGMTEYVTDDRAERGLERAVESFPSGDLHDLDHLCCGNAGRAEFLLETEQRLGRRSSEARSLLGGVLARKRETGTYCVHAKTREVPDPTFFLGLSGIGYTMLRANNPEALPCALLWE